Proteins from one Penaeus vannamei isolate JL-2024 chromosome 8, ASM4276789v1, whole genome shotgun sequence genomic window:
- the LOC113806156 gene encoding uncharacterized protein, which translates to MMDDDAAPRRAPPPRPSVLPQYNVPRPVVPEVSLMFDSEDSLIWQQPKSSLPASLQQKKDVPFTKAGSTVANQRIPVISAVNNPGKQAFAAGPPRDIQGSQSTTHFKNRTEENHPRPKLPLQSKADGQFHREASGSPVLKNPIISEKHYNPLIYSPSQKNGVNKEVGHSSSPPVREISPLITRNTVPVTRVLTPQTQNTVSSPSYEDSAMLSKSSWPSQVTTKSVHFYKNPVMSDEETPLHLKRMEQHQRCLQMYGYEKENVKPYSPTISEGKTTEPSNFAQSYGKGLNMPPSLQHSSRLIPHGGQSSHRPFREDEVTQQSDHVSSRVSNQCDPSVYQLIEKQNEHIFRLQTSLEKLLEKQEHNEAQRNKESRELLREIVMATSANQQEKHKQIFKDTSSQTEPDKCETKSIGINTEISWADLIASVTPSENAVERGTEQGARFESREVGKVYQTNNRNSGERQADIIRDNYKAKSVNRRDSSSRQATNWTVHKEMSLTMQEVVMKTIEEDPPSPDPSVHISMTEYHDGSRHEEAHSGMRNPQKKSVDWEGSPVLGESASMCSPAAHDSPQHQEGAQATKSTGVTFYNNVMTNIQHILQNSKAAEEDERSEDAATHQRQRESNSATSEQETTVIDPQMEAVRKQLMQFGISFIDPATLATNNRPVLDTMYLPGLHNMLSMYQNSIPNSGPVPYQETDATAAKYLSDAQLAAIAAASPAMTGRTRAARETKALRPPFQQIKNADTENNFSIATKKFLGKYGLQEDYT; encoded by the exons ATGATGGATGACGATGCAGCCCCAAGACGAGCTCCACCCCCCAGGCCATCTGTGTTGCCA CAGTATAATGTGCCCAGACCAGTGGTACCAGAAGTTTCACTGATGTTTGACAGTGAGGACAGCCTTATTTGGCAACAACCAAAATCCAGCCTCCCAGCTAGCCTGCAACAAAAAAAGGATGTACCATTCACAAAAGCAGGCAGTACAGTGGCAAACCAGAGAATACCAGTGATCTCAGCAGTTAATAACCCAGGAAAGCAGGCTTTTGCTGCTGGACCTCCAAGGGATATTCAGGGTTCTCAGTCTACAACACATTTTAAGAATAGGACAGAGGAAAATCACCCAAGACCAAAATTACCATTGCAGAGCAAGGCAGACGGCCAGTTTCATAGAGAAGCCAGTGGATCACCAGTACTTAAAAATCCAATAATAAGTGAAAAGCATTACAACCCTCTGATTTATAGCCCATCTCAGAAAAATGGAGTGAACAAGGAGGTGGGCCACAGCTCTTCCCCTCCAGTAAGGGAGATTTCCCCACTGATTACAAGAAATACAGTGCCTGTTACAAGAGTGTTAACTCCCCAGACACAGAACACAGTCAGTTCTCCATCATATGAAGATTCAGCCATGCTGAGTAAGAGCTCCTGGCCATCACAAGTAACAACAAAATCAGTCCACTTTTATAAAAATCCTGTGATGAGTGATGAAGAAACCCCACTTCACTTAAAACGAATGGAACAGCATCAGAGATGTTTACAAATGTatggatatgaaaaagaaaatgttaagCCATACTCTCCAACTATAAGTGAAGGCAAAACAACAGAGCCTAGTAATTTTGCTCAGTCTTACGGAAAGGGTTTGAATATGCCCCCTTCACTTCAGCATAGTAGTAGACTTATACCCCATGGAGGTCAGTCCTCTCATCGTCCATTTAGGGAAGATGAAGTTACCCAACAATCAGATCATGTTTCTAGTAGAGTAAGTAATCAGTGTGATCCAAGTGTTTACCAATTGATTGAGAAGCAAAATGAGCATATTTTCAGGCTACAAACTTCTCTGGAAAAGTTATTAGAGAAGCAAGAACACAATGAAGCTCAAAGGAACAAGGAATCCAGAGAATTATTGAGAGAAATAGTAATGGCCACCAGCGCCAATCAGcaagagaaacataaacaaatatttaaagaTACCAGCAGTCAGACAGAACCTGATAAATGTGAGACCAAATCAATAGGAATTAATACTGAAATTTCATGGGCAGATTTGATTGCCTCTGTTACACCATCTGAGAATGCAGTTGAAAGAGGCACTGAGCAAGGTGCAAGATTTGAGTCTAGAGAGGTTGGGAAAGTTTATCAGACAAACAACAGAAATTCAGGAGAAAGACAAGCAGATATCATTAGAGATAATTATAAGGCAAAATCAGTAAACAGAAGGGATTCTTCCTCAAGACAAGCAACAAATTGGACAGTGCACAAGGAAATGTCCCTAACAATGCAAGAAGTCGTCATGAAAACTATTGAGGAAGACCCCCCAAGTCCAGATCCTTCAGTCCACATTAGTATGACAGAGTACCATGATGGCAGTAGGCATGAGGAGGCTCACAGTGGTATGAG AAATCCACAGAAGAAAAGTGTAGATTGGGAAGGCTCTCCTGTCTTGGGTGAGAGTGCTAGCATGTGCAGTCCAGCAGCCCATGATAGTCCTCAGCATCAGGAAGGTGCACAAGCTACCAAATCAACAGGGGTCACTTTTTATAACAATGTAATG ACAAATATTCAGCATATTTTGCAAAATTCTAAGGCtgcagaggaagatgaaaggagtgAGGATGCTGCCACTCACCAGAGACAGAGG GAGTCAAACAGTGCCACCAGTGAACAGGAAACAACAGTAATTGATCCCCAGATGGAAGCCGTTAGAAAACAGTTAATGCAGTTTGGTATTAGTTTCATTGACCCAGCTACACTGGCTACAAATAACAG ACCAGTATTGGATACCATGTACCTGCCAGGACTCCATAACATGTTGTCCATGTACCAAAACTCTATCCCCAACTCGGGGCCAGTGCCATATCAAGAGACCGATGCCACAGCTGCTAAGTATCTCTCAGATGCACAGCTTGCTGCTATTGCTGCAGCTTCTCCTG CCATGACAGGAAGAACAAGAGCGGCAAGAGAGACCAAAGCCTTGAGACCTCCATTCCAGCAAATTAAGAATGCAGACACTGAAAATAACTTCTCCATTGCAACAAAAAAGTTTCTTGGAAAATATGGCTTGCAAGAAGATTACACTTAA